One stretch of Bradyrhizobium canariense DNA includes these proteins:
- a CDS encoding TetR/AcrR family transcriptional regulator — MSWSKDPGRAERGYHHGNLKEALLQAALDLIAKKGPAGFTFADAARLAGVSPAAPYRHFRDRDELLSSIAQRGFEQFEAMLTSAWDDGRPDTVTAFERVGKAYLAFAREEPAFYSAMFESGLPVDLNPALLAASERAFAVIRAAAERLAALAPPGTPRPPAMMMALHIWSMSHGVASLFARGDAARRKLPMSAEDLLEAEVLIYLRGLGFQTGGRTAEPKDPADQKSAAAPVAGPWGTPK, encoded by the coding sequence ATGAGCTGGAGCAAAGATCCGGGCCGCGCCGAGCGCGGCTACCATCACGGCAATCTGAAAGAGGCGCTGCTACAGGCAGCACTCGATCTGATCGCGAAGAAGGGCCCCGCCGGGTTCACCTTCGCGGACGCCGCGCGGCTGGCCGGCGTCAGCCCAGCGGCACCTTACCGGCATTTTCGCGATCGCGACGAGTTGTTGTCGAGTATCGCGCAGCGCGGCTTCGAACAGTTCGAGGCGATGCTGACCAGCGCCTGGGATGACGGGCGTCCGGACACCGTCACGGCGTTCGAGCGGGTCGGCAAGGCCTATCTCGCTTTCGCCCGCGAAGAGCCGGCGTTCTATTCGGCGATGTTCGAATCCGGGCTTCCTGTCGACCTTAATCCGGCGCTGCTTGCAGCGAGTGAGCGCGCGTTCGCGGTGATCCGGGCAGCGGCGGAGCGCCTCGCTGCGCTGGCGCCACCCGGCACGCCGCGGCCGCCGGCCATGATGATGGCGCTGCACATCTGGTCGATGTCGCATGGCGTGGCGTCGCTGTTCGCGCGCGGCGATGCGGCGCGACGCAAGCTGCCGATGTCGGCGGAGGATCTGCTCGAAGCCGAGGTGTTGATCTATCTGCGCGGTCTCGGCTTCCAGACCGGCGGCAGAACGGCCGAGCCAAAAGACCCGGCCGATCAAAAATCCGCCGCTGCTCCTGTTGCGGGCCCTTGGGGCACCCCAAAATAA
- a CDS encoding nuclear transport factor 2 family protein, which yields MSGSKSDIIRALFAAYLANDRKTVEDFFTDDFRFTSPYDDEIDRATYFARCWRISDWIERHQLERIFVEGSGVFVTYRCLAKDGKSFRNTEFFTFEGDRIRRIDVYFGATYRHGVFVKQSQ from the coding sequence ATGAGCGGCAGCAAATCCGACATCATCCGCGCCCTCTTCGCCGCCTATCTCGCCAACGACCGCAAGACGGTCGAGGATTTCTTCACGGATGATTTCCGCTTTACCAGTCCCTATGACGACGAGATCGACAGGGCCACTTACTTCGCGCGCTGCTGGCGGATCAGCGACTGGATCGAACGGCATCAGCTCGAACGGATCTTCGTCGAGGGCAGCGGGGTCTTTGTGACCTACCGGTGCCTGGCCAAGGACGGCAAGAGCTTTCGGAATACCGAGTTCTTCACGTTCGAAGGCGACAGGATCAGGCGCATCGATGTTTATTTCGGTGCTACCTACCGCCACGGTGTGTTCGTCAAACAATCACAATAA
- a CDS encoding YciI family protein — translation MRFMVIVKASKDSEAGAMPSTELLTAMGKFNEEMVKAGVMQAGEGLHPTSRGARVRYSGGQSAVSRGPFSLTNDLVSGFWMIQTKSLEEAIDWMKRTPFDGGAEIEIRQVFSAEDFGEALTPELREQEARLRAQTAKK, via the coding sequence ATGCGATTCATGGTGATTGTGAAAGCCAGCAAGGATAGCGAGGCCGGCGCGATGCCGAGTACGGAATTGCTGACCGCGATGGGCAAGTTCAACGAGGAAATGGTGAAAGCCGGCGTGATGCAGGCGGGCGAAGGCCTGCATCCGACCTCGCGGGGCGCGCGGGTCAGATATTCCGGTGGGCAGAGCGCGGTGAGCCGTGGGCCGTTCAGCCTGACCAATGATCTGGTCTCCGGCTTCTGGATGATCCAGACCAAATCGCTCGAGGAGGCGATCGACTGGATGAAGCGCACGCCGTTCGATGGCGGGGCCGAAATCGAAATCCGGCAGGTTTTCTCGGCAGAGGATTTCGGCGAAGCGCTGACGCCCGAGCTGCGCGAGCAGGAGGCGCGGCTCCGCGCCCAGACTGCGAAGAAATAA
- a CDS encoding serine hydrolase domain-containing protein: MSVTGAGGLSETRLKRMHDIMAGHVEAGEMPGLVTLVSRRGEIHADAIGKMAIGGAPMQRDTIFRITSMTKPVTAVAAMILVEECKLRLDDPVDPWLPELADRKVLRAIDAALDDTVPAKRAITLRDLLTFRLGLGMLMVFPDRYPIQKAIAEAGFAPGPVFPSFQPDELMRCYGSLPLLYQPGERWLYNSGTEILGVLIARASGATLGEFTSERIFAPLGMKDTAFSVPEAKRERFATSYMRDHATQELKVFDDPVTGKFANPPLFENGSAGLVSTAGDFNAFAQMMLNGGRFRGERILSRPSIELMTSNQITSEQKLGSELFFGDIRGWGMGLSVFTGRDDLCTTPGRFGWDGGYGTSWYSDPREQLTGILLTQRMMDSPQPPRAFADFWTLAYQAIDD; this comes from the coding sequence ATGAGCGTCACAGGAGCCGGCGGACTTTCGGAAACGCGCCTCAAGCGCATGCACGACATCATGGCCGGCCACGTCGAAGCGGGCGAGATGCCGGGTCTGGTGACGTTGGTCAGCCGGCGCGGCGAGATTCACGCCGATGCGATCGGCAAAATGGCGATCGGTGGCGCGCCGATGCAACGCGACACCATCTTCCGCATCACCTCCATGACCAAGCCGGTGACGGCAGTCGCGGCGATGATCCTGGTCGAGGAATGCAAATTGCGCCTCGACGATCCCGTCGATCCATGGTTGCCGGAGCTTGCTGATCGCAAGGTGTTGCGCGCGATCGATGCGGCGCTCGACGACACCGTGCCGGCCAAACGCGCGATCACCTTGCGCGATTTGCTGACGTTCCGCCTGGGCCTCGGCATGCTCATGGTGTTTCCGGACCGCTATCCGATCCAGAAAGCCATTGCCGAGGCGGGCTTCGCGCCGGGGCCGGTGTTTCCGTCGTTTCAGCCCGATGAGTTGATGAGGTGTTATGGCAGCCTGCCGTTGCTCTATCAGCCCGGCGAGCGCTGGCTCTACAACAGCGGAACGGAAATCCTTGGCGTGTTGATCGCGCGCGCGTCCGGTGCGACGTTAGGCGAATTCACGAGCGAGCGCATCTTCGCGCCGCTGGGCATGAAGGACACGGCGTTCAGCGTGCCGGAGGCCAAGCGTGAGCGGTTTGCAACCAGCTATATGCGCGATCACGCGACGCAGGAACTGAAAGTGTTCGATGATCCCGTCACCGGTAAATTCGCCAATCCGCCGCTCTTTGAAAATGGCAGTGCCGGCCTGGTCTCGACCGCCGGCGACTTCAACGCGTTCGCGCAGATGATGCTGAACGGAGGCCGCTTCAGAGGCGAACGCATTCTGTCGCGGCCGTCGATCGAGCTGATGACATCAAACCAGATCACCTCGGAACAGAAATTGGGCTCGGAATTGTTTTTCGGTGACATCAGGGGATGGGGCATGGGCCTTTCCGTCTTCACCGGGCGGGACGACCTCTGCACGACGCCGGGCCGGTTCGGCTGGGACGGCGGCTACGGCACCTCCTGGTATTCCGACCCGCGCGAACAACTCACCGGCATCCTGTTGACGCAGCGGATGATGGATTCGCCGCAGCCTCCGCGCGCCTTTGCCGATTTCTGGACCTTGGCCTATCAGGCCATCGACGATTGA
- a CDS encoding glutathione S-transferase family protein: MSLTLHFHPLSSFCWKALIALYENDTAFTPKMVNLGDEAERAALLKLWPIGKFPVLRDDAEDRTIPESSIIIEYLDDRYPGPTRFIPRDAKLALQTRLRDRFYDLYVHLSVQKIVGDRLRPAGAKDPHGVEEAKARLWSCYGMIDKEIASRNWAMGEAFSMADCAASPALFYADKVLPFGDAHKNVTAYLDRLKARPAFARVIREAEPYFSMFPRGDVT, encoded by the coding sequence ATGTCACTGACGTTGCATTTTCATCCGCTTTCGTCGTTCTGCTGGAAGGCGCTGATCGCCTTGTATGAGAACGACACGGCGTTCACGCCGAAGATGGTCAATCTCGGCGACGAGGCCGAGCGTGCGGCGCTGTTGAAACTGTGGCCGATCGGCAAGTTTCCCGTGCTTCGGGACGACGCCGAGGATCGCACGATCCCGGAGTCCAGCATCATCATCGAATATCTCGACGATCGCTATCCGGGTCCGACCCGCTTCATTCCGCGAGATGCGAAATTGGCACTGCAGACGCGGCTGCGTGACCGTTTTTACGATCTGTACGTGCACTTGTCGGTGCAGAAGATCGTCGGTGACCGCCTGCGACCGGCGGGAGCGAAAGATCCGCACGGCGTTGAAGAAGCCAAGGCGCGGCTATGGTCGTGCTACGGCATGATCGACAAGGAGATCGCCAGCAGGAACTGGGCGATGGGAGAGGCTTTCAGCATGGCCGATTGCGCCGCGTCGCCAGCGCTGTTCTACGCCGACAAGGTGTTGCCGTTCGGCGATGCGCACAAGAACGTGACGGCGTATCTGGATCGCCTGAAGGCGCGGCCGGCCTTTGCGCGCGTGATCAGGGAAGCCGAACCTTATTTTAGCATGTTCCCGCGAGGAGACGTGACATGA
- a CDS encoding YciI family protein codes for MRFMMLMIPRGYETAEAGTMPSAEAVAAMMKYNEALKDAGVLITLDGLHPPSMGARVSFADGKPLVTDGPFTEAKEVLGGYWMIDVSSRDEAIAWAKRCPASNNEIIEIRQVQEMSEFPPDVQKAAAGFTELQGNSTAR; via the coding sequence ATGCGATTCATGATGCTGATGATTCCAAGAGGCTATGAGACGGCGGAGGCGGGCACCATGCCTTCCGCGGAAGCGGTCGCCGCCATGATGAAATATAACGAGGCATTGAAGGACGCGGGCGTCCTGATCACGCTCGACGGCCTGCATCCGCCATCCATGGGCGCGCGGGTTTCGTTTGCCGATGGCAAGCCCCTCGTGACCGACGGCCCCTTTACCGAGGCCAAGGAGGTGCTCGGCGGTTACTGGATGATCGACGTGTCGTCACGCGACGAGGCGATCGCCTGGGCGAAGCGGTGTCCGGCCTCCAACAACGAGATCATTGAAATCCGCCAGGTGCAGGAAATGTCGGAATTCCCTCCCGACGTTCAGAAGGCGGCGGCCGGGTTCACCGAACTGCAGGGTAATTCCACGGCGCGCTAA